ctagataaatataaatatgccAGAAACGCGAGGCAATTTCATGAGATGTAAAAATATcttcttttgattttttgttcGAGACATATGTAGATGATGTTTAGCTGACATGATTTCATTCTTACTTGACATTTTTGCAGGCGTCTAAAATAATTGCTCGGGTTAATTAATATGCGATATTGATACGTATGATAACATAAGTATAAAATAGACCTTTAACATACCTCTATTGTAGTGCTATTGGATTCAATGATGTACACATTTCAATTAGTTAACTGTATCTTCAAATTTTTGTCCCGGAAAATTCCCCAACGAGTAGCAACACTTTTGTCCATTCCCCCGGATACACTATTAGAACACTGCAGGTCTGCTATTGTGAGTTGTATGTCTGAACATTCAGGTCCAGTTCTATTCATCCAAGATGACATAGAGAAGCTTTCGTAAAGATGATCAATTAATGCAAATCGTTTTTACCCAATAGAAACATGTATACTCTACGCACTGTCTCAAAGCAAAGAAATAGCGACCTTTAACCAGATTGACAGTACCAATTGAAAAACTATTCAAGTGTCTGGATACTGTTGAGAAGTCAATTACTAACGGCTTTCCTGCTCCTTCCGCTAGCGATAGAAACTCTACTTCATAATGGGAAACATAGCTATTAAGTTTCCCTTGGTCCCACTACAAAAATGCTATGTCACGACGGATTTGACTATCAAAATCAGGGACGCAGTTCAGGATATGTAAGCTGAACGACCTGTTCGTATCTGAAGCAACATTAAATTGTGGCTTCGCGGTAAGTGGAAGGAACTGATAATAATTAACCAAATCGATGGTCGTATGAACCGTGACTATGGCCTCGTCACTTTCTAAAGTTAAACTGGCATTCGACACCAGCGAATAGGTATGACCGATATGGAGGTTTATTTTACTGGGAGTGTATATATTCACGGTGCCAAATTTTCGTTCGACCGGGGTTCCAATTTTTCCAGTGCAGCCGTTTCCATCAAACCACGTTGAAATGTCATAACGTCCATTGGATTAATAATTGTGAATCCGTCTGATATCGCGTCTGTTGAACCTCCCGAGGTAATAGCACGCACGGTAACAAAATAGCGACGGTAATGTGAAAGGTTTGTTGCATTTTCACAATACAATTTCCTATTCGGAACTTCATGGAAAGGGATTGTATCATCTGTTCCTGGAACCTCTCCTATACCAAGTTCGTGGGTCATATCGCCGACATGTGAAACACCTTCCCACGTGACACAAAATTCCTCGAGCGAGACTGAAACATCGATGTCCTGTCTACCATCTACGTATCCACCATCATTACGTATGACGTCATATACAACGCCGTGGCCAGGGGGATTCTGGGAAGGCAAACTAAAGTTGTTTGTGTTTACTGTACAGTGATACCCTGCATGGTTAAAGACGTGAAGCTGGATGGTAAATGTGAGATGTAAGTCTGAATCATAAACGTGTAATTGGAGTAAGGGAATATTTAAACATATCTGTCCTTTTACAACACATGTATCAGCATCTGGGTCATCCATTTGCTTGAACAACGAGACGTACTGTCCTTGTCGACCTGGCACAAAATTATCATAATcagttttcaaaatatacacattttttcccaaatccgcctgatatatatattgatttcgtccgtgtaataattttgtatatatcactagtgtaatataatcTGGTGcgcttttcattttcataacttGTAGTCAGCAAAACATGGCGTGAAGATAGAATTTGAGGACGCAGTAACAAAATGgcgatattttaaaatataggTTATTATGCAAGAAAGATCATttccaataaatatataaaatgaagtCATATGCGATCctataaatatgaataatatttaAAGTCATTTACTGATTTATAAATGTGCTTGGATATCATGCTTAATCAATCCTGTTAgcaatatatactatatattcctaagataatttattacattttagtCCATGCAATTGACTTATAACCCATGGATCCACGAGTCGATTCTGAGAGGAAGAAGCTATTTGAATTTACTTTAAATAAGTATGttatttaattttatgtatGAGACTCAATCACAGGATAAAATAATTATCGTATGTCGTAGCATTGAATCCGAGTAGTATAAGGTCAAATTTAATATCATGCAAATAAATTACTAAATTTTATTGTTGAGAGTGTACTTACCAACCCGGTATAAAAATGTAGATATTGATTCTTTTTGCTCCTCGTCAGCGATAGCTCCTTCACTCCAGTGAATATACAAGGAACCGTTTTGTGTAAGGACAGGTAGGGAGGGTGGACAGACCGGAGGAGTTTCGTCTACAATAACAGGACCGATAGTCGCTGTAGATGTTAGGACAGCGCtgtttgttattttaacaaatatgtatatctCATCCCCGTCACTAAGACCTACGTGCCTTGATTTGTAATAGTCGGTATGTGACGATATGTGATAGTCAATCAGATCCGCAGACAAACTGCTGTCTTCTGTGGAACCAACGGCTATGTAAACGTCACGAATCTGACTTCCCGTATCAATGGCGTTCCATTGAAGATCGATGAGGTCAATTTGAAGGTAGATAGTACCATGACCGTCACTGATGGAGCAAGATTTAGTTTGTGATGGCTGGAGACCTTATGCTGGTAACAGAGACAGGAACTCGTTTACGGTTGTGTTTCTACACGTTCATCAAAATGGCCATCACTGACCTTGCACTTTGTCAGATTCCTCGTTATGTACCACGCTGTTCCCTCAGAGCACACCATACACTCAGTGGAAGTCGCACTTTTCAGAGTAACATTGATGATGAGGGGAGGAGTCTTGAATAACACTATTCCATCTGAACACACAGGATATGACGACTCCATAGCATTATTATACGCCACAACTGTTACAAAGTACTGTCCCTCCACGGCTAGTGTAACGCGAGCGGACTGAAAAGTAGATGTTTCATCATGTAAGGTAACATCGCTGTTATTAATACCCCCGAACGCGTCTTTGTCCAGACAGGAGTTACCTACCCCAACTTTGTAGGAGTGAATGCCACTCTCATGGTCAATAAACCCGTCCCAGTGTACCGTAACCGTCTCTTCACTAGTGTAGTCGATATCCTCCCCTACGACCGAACCCTCGCTAACCACACCCACCGCCGGCGGAGAGTCGTCAGCTAAACCCTCTTTGTTTTCCACAAAGGAAAGTCTGGCTTCATTCGTCACCGACGAGGTGAAGTGGTACACACAGTTGTGGTTTCCGTTGTGAGTATTAAGATGCACCAGCGAATTGAGGCTCAATGAGAAGTTATAATAAGCACATACACCGACAGATGGGCAGTAGCAGTTTGAATGTTCTGGACAGGATTCCTGTAAACAGTAATGATTGACACCATTGTTTAAGCCACAAAggaaaggactatgtatggtttgagCACTTTTTGGCCctcaaaaacatacatttttcaAAACAGTTGTAAATGAttactttgttttatttgaaatattcagtACATCCCTGATTTAACTATAATGTCCACTGTTCTAATTTTACAGCTGTAGTTGCGATGGTAACCATCCacaatatgcataaattatgaaaacgTGGAACTTTTGACAAAGTTTTTATCTGTGAAACTATAGACCGCAACCTTAAACAGTTTGTTTTAAAATCGCCAAAATTGTCGAAATTTCCACAATTTCATAATTGTTGCAGACATTGTACTTCGAGTGGTAACCATTGCAACTGAAGCttcaaattcagaaaaaaatatcattacaatTAAATTAACGTCTGATGAATTGTTGTCGTGTGTATGCcatatatttgtgtgtaaaatacatcaagctacaaacatgtaaatacagGCAGAGATCCGTCATAAATCGACCTTCgagtatttttgtttgtttgtttatttctgACGTTACGTCATGGATATTTGACGTCATAGGACGTCCAATGATACTACTCAAAATTACCTTACATAGCACCAAGTTGATTAAACCAGGCACTGTGTAGCGGTAATACAAATATTGAATTAAGAAATCAAAAACTTGTTAGTCTTGTGTTTGTGAAtc
The Argopecten irradians isolate NY chromosome 9, Ai_NY, whole genome shotgun sequence DNA segment above includes these coding regions:
- the LOC138330732 gene encoding uncharacterized protein: MYGIVLDVKDIAINVKHARRFVIFDNSPEKLIREDNHLYSTTAVASTGYKWQTNHGDLCYSWKDRYYNEKLKVLLRPIKPDYHGQFIGIYEQISGILPVSGTENVDGITEFYFSLSNYTTMCLSPPLQDGEIYWFDIVAKDIMNHTFSEHVYTHVDSSEPEIFDIGLEKDGYKLLNVHNSSDLSKMILKFNALDIHSGLYSVDWSLGTTFGGHDIGNGSLGVARLGPNIRPKSAQTIHSPFLCGLNNGVNHYCLQESCPEHSNCYCPSVGVCAYYNFSLSLNSLVHLNTHNGNHNCVYHFTSSVTNEARLSFVENKEGLADDSPPAVGVVSEGSVVGEDIDYTSEETVTVHWDGFIDHESGIHSYKVGVGNSCLDKDAFGGINNSDVTLHDETSTFQSARVTLAVEGQYFVTVVAYNNAMESSYPVCSDGIVLFKTPPLIINVTLKSATSTECMVCSEGTACDGHGTIYLQIDLIDLQWNAIDTGSQIRDVYIAVGSTEDSSLSADLIDYHISSHTDYYKSRHVGLSDGDEIYIFVKITNSAVLTSTATIGPVIVDETPPVCPPSLPVLTQNGSLYIHWSEGAIADEEQKESISTFLYRVGRQGQYVSLFKQMDDPDADTCVVKGQICLNIPLLQLHVYDSDLHLTFTIQLHVFNHAGYHCTVNTNNFSLPSQNPPGHGVVYDVIRNDGGYVDGRQDIDVSVSLEEFCVTWEGVSHVGDMTHELGIGEVPGTDDTIPFHEVPNRKLYCENATNLSHYRRYFVTVRAITSGGSTDAISDGFTIINPMDVMTFQRGLMETAALEKLEPRSNENLAP